CAAATGTAAGTAAAGACTACAGCACCCACAACTTACTCCTTAAGTGCTGGAATCTTAAGCAAGCAGTCATATATCACTGTGTAACGGGCGCCATCTGCTGGACGggacattttcttttcaatctACTGATACCTATTCATTACAGCCAATGACTAACCTTAAATTATACAAAACCAAAATCATTTTTTTGAAGGACCATACAATATTCTCAAATGACGAGCtctacttttttaaatttagctCATGCACGCTTGAACTTTGAAAGCTCTCATTTGGTCactatgtataaaaaaaaagggaGGAACATTTAGAAGTCCATCATATCTTccccttttttcttcttgtcttGAGACTCTGTCCAGGCTTTGTTGATAGTTCTCTTCATCTCATCATCTCCATCATCGTAAATCTTCTTCAACACGCTCATGAGACCCTCGCTGGGGTCTGCGTTCTCGTCCATAGAGGGTTTTCTGTTGAGGCACAGTATGAGAATATTGTAGTTTATATTTCAACGGTATGTGTATGCCTTTCTCAGCTGTTCACATCATTTCTGAAGATGAGAGTAGATCATGGCACACAGTGAGGTGAGATAAAACAAGCTTTTAAAGCTGTGCTCCTTTTGAACATGCAGAGAGGTGTGAAACTGAAAACCTGCGGATCTAAGAAAAGAAAGCTCAACAGTTTTTATAGATAACTGATAAATCTCCCAATATggttagtgtttttgttttaataactgTTAAATCAGGTTATGTTTGTATTGATTGTGATGTTAAATTGAATAAAGCAACCGTTATTTTACTGTCATAGGCTCCATATAGGCTCCTGTGTTTGCTAGCGTTCCTTAGCTTGAAGTCTATTAATAGGTTTTGAACTTACTCCTTCTCTTTTGACCGTTTCTCCACTGCTGTAAGGCACTCCCACTTCTTTGTTGTCTGCTTTTTTAACATGACCAACACCATGTCTGTTTTgacctgaaagaaaaacaagagctTCAAGTTACACAAAAATCCCCAAATATAAAAACGTCAcgcagaaaaatattttaaggagGCTTGTTGATTTGACATGGCAGAAGATGAATGgttctagaaaaaataaaccGATATAAAGCAAGTTTAATTTGTTAGGGAGCATACTATATGAAGCAGAGAAAGATATAAAGAACATTCTTTGTATTCAAACAAGGGTGACAGATATTTTAAATTGGTGGACCTGGATCACAGTCATTATACCACAAAAGATGATGTTCTTTGAGAGTAAATAGGACAAGAAAGATAAACAGGAGTTGACCTGTAGAtgtcaaaatgaaaaagcagaaatgaatTCTGTCCAAAAGATGGAGAAATAAAAAGCTCAAGCAGCAAAGTTCTTGAAACAAACTGGACACCTAATGACAAGAGGCTGGACCTCAAACTAGCTGTTTAATATGTAGTTTACTGCACACCAGGGAGAAACTGCCAGGCCTCCATGTGTGGGACAATGAACATAGGATCAAGTGATCAAAAGAAGAAGCTCTGGGCTGGAAGTAAGGTACACTCTTGTATTACAAGTTTTACTCACCTTTTTCTCGCTGTTCTTGTCATCAATTGCATGCAACAGGTTAAGAACAGTCATCTGATGGTTTTTGCCATTTAGGTCCTTTATCAGCACAGAAAATGACCTGTAAGAGAAACAATAAGAAACTGCAACTTTACACTTTGTCAAATGAGAAATACACAGAGGAGATTTTATTTGTCAATCATCATGTTACCTTTCTGTGAAGTTCACTTCTACGCTTTCTGCTGAAAGTTTGTGCACGTCTTTCAAATCCAGGTAGATTTTCACAAACTTCTCGGACTGGTCCCATGCTGCAGGAAATTTAAGTGTCACAGTGGAAAAATCTTCTCATGCTCTTGCATGCAGTTTAACTGATGGACTGCCTgataaatcaatttaaaaacagacataCCATAGTTGGTGATCTTCACGGTGTACGCTGCTTTAGATGCTGCAGATGGGTCTGCCTCTCGCCTAGCCTGCTGCTCCTGCTGTTGTCGTTTGGTTGCTA
This genomic interval from Girardinichthys multiradiatus isolate DD_20200921_A chromosome 6, DD_fGirMul_XY1, whole genome shotgun sequence contains the following:
- the LOC124870212 gene encoding calcyclin-binding protein; translated protein: MDLKEQISQLEADLQELSSLLEKAERKRVQELLKQEQTKVEKELATKRQQQEQQARREADPSAASKAAYTVKITNYAWDQSEKFVKIYLDLKDVHKLSAESVEVNFTERSFSVLIKDLNGKNHQMTVLNLLHAIDDKNSEKKVKTDMVLVMLKKQTTKKWECLTAVEKRSKEKEKPSMDENADPSEGLMSVLKKIYDDGDDEMKRTINKAWTESQDKKKKGEDMMDF